TCTCTCACAAATCAAATCAGTTAAGGCTTGCAGCGCGGCAGGCACACACCATGTTTTTTCGGCATGGCGTTTGAAAGAAAGCAAATGGCGGCGTGGCTTCTGTGAAATCCGCAGGAGGGGACGGCACATCAACCATCAAACAAAAAGAGTTCACCATGGCAGAGATTCGCAAAGAAGGTCACGCGCGTGGCATGGTTGTCATCAATGCGGAGGAATGCAAGGGCTGCGGCTTATGCGTGGAGGTCTGCCCGCCCTCCGTGTTGAAGATTTCCGAGGCCCTGAATCGCATGGGCTATCATCCGGCGGAATACCTCGGCGTGGAATGCACTGGTTGCGGCGTCTGCTTCTATGTCTGTCCGGAGCCGGGTGCCATTACCGTTTATAAACGGGTGAGTGCCAAAGCCCCGGTTGCCGAATAATGAGCCGCACCACTCCAGAGGCACACAGTTACTCTTCGCAGCAGCAGGCAAAAACCGGAATCGTGAAATCAGGGTCGCATATGCAACTCATCAAAGGCAATGAGGCGGTGGTCAAAGCGGCGTTGCTCGCCGGGTGCCGCGCCTACTTTGGCTACCCCATCACGCCGGCGAGCGAGATCGCGGAAAGCGCCGCGCTCTACTTTCC
The window above is part of the candidate division KSB1 bacterium genome. Proteins encoded here:
- a CDS encoding 4Fe-4S binding protein, with the translated sequence MAEIRKEGHARGMVVINAEECKGCGLCVEVCPPSVLKISEALNRMGYHPAEYLGVECTGCGVCFYVCPEPGAITVYKRVSAKAPVAE